A single genomic interval of Anaeromicrobium sediminis harbors:
- a CDS encoding HD domain-containing phosphohydrolase has protein sequence MSKKYLLKYRVKLCLLCICLITSLTFIMIIGQYVYINKLSKEMFMYERQALTKQILNRFEYMDKMYLLAEEETQKKVVGIGLYINKLYDKKGEEIFNNWKLQGYKYNYPWIDLYIIDENNVIKMSTDKEDIGLDFNKYPKFSKKLNRIREDGNLYIDRSVKAINSGEIKRYTYLPTRDKKYIIEVSTDMSKVNNILSEEDMFYFVKEMIEENKFVKDIKLYDDYGYVYIDEKSGKLKREDGSQKLKKAIRENRIIEEKIENTWYQYVPYSEDGMMKGFVAIYDDTWVKGQLWNNIIKILIGLLLMILLVIYFSFKYVDNISKPIEDLVNVTKSVTKGNFNVRANVDYNDEIRIVSKNFNSMLDYINELMGERKEKERRLREQNLKIIHNNEEISALYEQTKAMNDELNDLLKINQENTVNLISVLINAIDAKDDYLRGHCSRVMDYSVAIAEKMDLSQKEIMDLKYGSILHDIGKIGIAEKILNKDGRFTDDEYEVIKTHPEIGYGIIKDVKELSEAKRIVYEHHERIDGRGYPNGLKGEQMHKLSKIVAVADAYDAMTSKRPYRKVPLTIDEAIEELIKNMDAQFDREVVEVFIEYLKEPNEQIA, from the coding sequence ATGTCTAAAAAATATCTACTAAAATATAGAGTAAAATTGTGTCTTTTATGTATATGTTTAATAACTTCCTTAACTTTCATAATGATTATAGGTCAATATGTATATATTAATAAACTGAGTAAAGAAATGTTCATGTATGAAAGACAGGCTTTAACTAAGCAGATATTAAATAGATTTGAATATATGGATAAAATGTATCTTCTAGCAGAAGAAGAAACACAGAAAAAGGTCGTAGGCATAGGATTATATATAAACAAATTATATGATAAAAAGGGAGAGGAAATATTTAATAATTGGAAGTTACAAGGATATAAATATAATTATCCCTGGATAGACTTATACATAATAGATGAAAATAATGTGATAAAAATGAGTACTGATAAAGAGGATATAGGATTAGATTTTAATAAATATCCTAAATTTAGTAAGAAGCTAAATAGGATAAGAGAAGATGGAAATCTTTATATTGATAGAAGTGTAAAGGCTATAAACTCTGGAGAAATTAAAAGATATACATATTTACCTACAAGAGATAAAAAATATATTATTGAAGTAAGTACGGATATGTCAAAGGTAAATAATATTTTGTCTGAAGAAGATATGTTCTATTTTGTAAAAGAAATGATTGAAGAAAATAAATTTGTGAAAGATATAAAACTATATGATGATTATGGATACGTATATATAGATGAAAAAAGTGGAAAATTAAAAAGGGAAGATGGCAGTCAAAAACTGAAAAAAGCCATTAGAGAAAATAGGATAATAGAGGAAAAAATAGAAAATACATGGTATCAATATGTGCCTTACTCTGAAGATGGAATGATGAAAGGCTTTGTAGCTATTTATGATGACACTTGGGTAAAAGGACAATTATGGAATAATATTATTAAGATATTAATAGGATTACTCCTAATGATTCTTTTAGTAATATATTTTAGTTTTAAATATGTAGATAATATTTCAAAGCCTATAGAAGATTTGGTAAATGTAACTAAGAGTGTGACAAAGGGCAACTTTAATGTGAGAGCTAATGTAGATTATAATGACGAAATTAGAATAGTAAGTAAAAACTTTAATAGTATGCTTGATTATATAAACGAGCTAATGGGAGAAAGGAAAGAAAAGGAAAGAAGATTAAGGGAACAGAACCTTAAAATCATTCATAACAATGAGGAAATAAGTGCACTATATGAACAAACTAAGGCTATGAATGATGAATTAAACGATCTACTTAAAATTAACCAGGAGAACACGGTAAATCTAATATCTGTACTAATAAATGCCATAGACGCCAAGGACGATTACTTAAGGGGTCATTGTAGTAGGGTAATGGATTATTCTGTAGCCATTGCCGAGAAAATGGATTTAAGCCAAAAGGAAATTATGGACTTGAAATATGGCAGTATACTTCATGATATAGGTAAAATAGGTATAGCTGAAAAAATCTTAAATAAGGATGGACGATTTACAGATGATGAATATGAAGTAATAAAGACACATCCTGAAATCGGTTATGGAATAATAAAGGATGTTAAGGAACTTAGTGAGGCTAAGAGAATAGTTTATGAGCATCATGAAAGAATAGATGGTAGAGGATATCCTAATGGTCTTAAAGGAGAGCAAATGCATAAATTGTCTAAAATAGTGGCCGTTGCAGATGCATATGATGCCATGACATCTAAGAGACCATATAGAAAAGTGCCCCTTACTATAGATGAGGCAATAGAAGAGCTAATAAAAAATATGGATGCTCAATTTGATAGGGAAGTAGTGGAAGTATTTATAGAATATTTAAAAGAACCTAATGAACAAATTGCCTAA
- the asnS gene encoding asparagine--tRNA ligase produces MDKAYIKDIYRHPEKYADKEIQVEGWIRTLRASKAFGFIELNDGTFFKNLQVVFEENLENFKEVSKFGISTALIVKGKLVLTPGSKQAFEIKATSIEVEGHADKEYPLQKKRHSFEFLRSIAHLRPRSNTFSAVFRIRSLAAFAIHEFFQKRGFVYVHTPIITGSDCEGAGEMFRVTTLDLNNVPKNEEGKIDTTKDFFGKETNLTVSGQLQGEAYALAFRNIYTFGPTFRAENSNTARHAAEFWMIEPEIAFADLADNMELAEDMIKYIINYVLENAPEEMEFFSKFIDKGLLERLNNIVSSDFEKITYTKAIEILKSAKKEFEFPVEWGCDLQTEHERYITEEVYKKPVFVTDYPKDIKAFYMRMNDDNKTVAAMDLLVPGVGEIIGGSQREERLDVLESRIEEMGLHKDDYWWYLELRKYGGTRHAGFGLGFERVIMYLTGISNIRDVVSFPRTVKTAEF; encoded by the coding sequence ATGGATAAAGCATACATTAAAGATATTTATAGACATCCAGAGAAATATGCAGATAAAGAAATCCAAGTAGAAGGATGGATTAGAACATTAAGAGCATCTAAGGCTTTTGGATTTATTGAATTAAACGATGGAACTTTCTTTAAAAATTTACAAGTTGTGTTCGAAGAAAACTTAGAAAACTTTAAAGAGGTTTCAAAATTTGGAATCAGTACGGCACTTATAGTAAAGGGTAAATTAGTTCTTACTCCAGGGTCTAAGCAAGCCTTTGAAATTAAAGCTACTAGTATTGAAGTAGAAGGTCATGCTGATAAGGAGTATCCACTTCAAAAGAAAAGACACTCCTTTGAGTTTTTAAGAAGTATAGCTCACTTAAGACCAAGAAGTAATACTTTCTCAGCTGTATTTAGAATTCGTTCATTGGCAGCTTTTGCAATACATGAGTTCTTCCAAAAAAGAGGATTTGTATATGTACACACTCCAATCATAACTGGTAGTGACTGCGAAGGTGCAGGAGAAATGTTTAGAGTAACTACACTAGACTTAAATAATGTACCTAAGAACGAAGAAGGTAAAATAGATACGACTAAAGACTTCTTTGGTAAAGAAACTAACTTAACAGTTAGTGGACAATTACAAGGAGAAGCTTATGCATTAGCATTTAGAAATATCTATACATTCGGACCAACATTTAGAGCAGAAAATTCTAATACGGCAAGACATGCAGCAGAGTTTTGGATGATTGAACCTGAGATTGCATTTGCAGATTTAGCGGATAACATGGAATTAGCAGAAGACATGATTAAGTACATTATAAACTATGTACTTGAGAATGCACCAGAAGAAATGGAATTCTTCAGCAAGTTCATTGATAAGGGATTATTAGAGAGATTAAACAATATTGTAAGTTCTGACTTTGAGAAAATTACTTACACTAAGGCTATAGAGATACTAAAAAGTGCTAAGAAGGAATTTGAATTCCCAGTAGAGTGGGGTTGTGACCTTCAAACGGAGCATGAAAGATACATTACAGAAGAAGTTTACAAAAAGCCAGTATTCGTAACAGATTATCCAAAGGACATTAAAGCATTCTACATGAGAATGAATGATGATAATAAAACTGTTGCAGCTATGGACTTATTAGTTCCAGGTGTAGGAGAAATCATTGGAGGAAGTCAAAGGGAAGAAAGACTAGACGTACTTGAGTCTAGAATTGAAGAAATGGGACTTCACAAGGATGACTACTGGTGGTATTTAGAATTAAGAAAATATGGTGGAACTAGACATGCTGGATTCGGTTTAGGATTTGAGAGAGTGATCATGTACTTAACAGGTATAAGTAACATTAGAGACGTTGTATCATTCCCTAGAACTGTTAAAACAGCAGAATTCTAA
- a CDS encoding nucleoside recognition domain-containing protein, producing MFFTSVGEGVKKGLQTTWTLAKIVIPVYIIVTVLKYTPVLNFVANIFRPFMKIFNLPGEAVLPLVFGNLVNLYAGTAAMGAIDLTPMQITTIAVMLSFSHSMLVETAVTTKLNAKVSHVVGIRVGLAIVFGIIVGQLGGALC from the coding sequence ATGTTTTTTACTTCTGTAGGTGAAGGGGTAAAAAAGGGATTACAGACCACTTGGACATTAGCAAAAATAGTGATCCCTGTATATATAATAGTAACTGTACTAAAATATACACCTGTATTAAATTTTGTGGCCAACATATTTAGGCCTTTTATGAAGATATTTAATTTACCAGGAGAGGCAGTATTACCATTAGTTTTTGGGAATTTAGTAAACTTGTATGCTGGTACAGCGGCCATGGGAGCCATAGATTTAACTCCTATGCAAATAACTACCATAGCTGTAATGCTTTCCTTTTCCCATTCCATGCTAGTGGAGACGGCTGTTACTACTAAATTAAATGCTAAAGTATCCCATGTGGTAGGTATTAGGGTAGGCCTTGCCATAGTATTTGGAATAATAGTAGGTCAGTTAGGAGGGGCATTATGTTAG
- a CDS encoding nucleoside recognition domain-containing protein yields MLELLQNDLMGLVRSLVKMTCIIVPIMVALQLLKDYKILDKMAKRLSFISRFFNISQNSIFPLLVGFFIGISYGAGVIIESAESGNMSKKDTFLVVVFLITCHAVVEDSGLFIALGANGWILVSIRVIVAIMLTYIISRRYGLKERMNLKEIKEKA; encoded by the coding sequence ATGTTAGAGTTATTACAAAATGATTTAATGGGTCTAGTGAGATCTTTAGTAAAGATGACCTGCATAATAGTGCCCATAATGGTAGCACTACAACTTCTAAAGGACTATAAAATATTAGACAAGATGGCTAAAAGGTTATCATTTATAAGTAGATTTTTTAATATATCACAAAACTCCATATTCCCACTATTAGTAGGCTTTTTTATAGGCATATCCTATGGAGCTGGAGTTATTATAGAAAGTGCTGAAAGCGGAAATATGAGTAAAAAAGATACTTTCTTAGTAGTAGTATTCTTAATTACATGTCATGCAGTAGTGGAGGATTCAGGACTGTTCATTGCCCTTGGAGCAAATGGGTGGATATTAGTATCCATAAGAGTCATAGTGGCAATCATGCTTACTTACATCATATCTAGGAGATATGGACTAAAAGAAAGAATGAATTTAAAAGAAATAAAAGAGAAGGCATAG
- a CDS encoding ferritin codes for MISEKLIKELNEQIKFEFFSANFYLAMAAYCDNEDLPGFANFFKVQAEEEKFHAMKFYEYIVERGGRVTIPALDGPGNEFSSMLDVFEKGLAHENFVTKRIYGLMDLATEEKEHATISFLKWFIDEQVEEEATFGALVKKLKRIEENSNAMYMLDTELAARVFTPPTNA; via the coding sequence ATGATTAGTGAAAAATTAATAAAGGAATTAAATGAACAAATTAAATTTGAGTTCTTTTCAGCTAATTTTTATTTAGCAATGGCAGCTTATTGTGATAACGAAGATCTACCTGGATTTGCTAACTTCTTTAAAGTTCAAGCAGAAGAAGAAAAATTCCATGCTATGAAGTTTTATGAGTATATTGTTGAAAGAGGTGGAAGAGTTACTATACCTGCCCTTGATGGTCCTGGAAACGAATTTAGCTCCATGCTAGATGTATTTGAAAAGGGATTAGCTCACGAAAACTTTGTTACTAAAAGAATATATGGATTAATGGATCTAGCCACAGAAGAAAAGGAACATGCTACTATCAGTTTCTTAAAGTGGTTCATTGATGAGCAAGTAGAAGAAGAAGCAACTTTTGGCGCATTAGTTAAGAAGTTAAAGAGAATCGAAGAAAACTCTAATGCCATGTATATGTTAGACACAGAACTTGCTGCTAGAGTATTCACACCACCAACAAATGCATAA
- a CDS encoding DUF2284 domain-containing protein — protein MNYVKNMEHKIKEITMKDLKKYYNPEEVLGYCANCNNHEKIWSCPPYDFNVDEYINKYEYAYIIGSKIYLKGHKGTVDEINELSLEILEDVRGGLDKKIIKEEDENNVVLYAGRCIICKDCTRIKNKACIKPDKMRYSLESLGFKVSEITSGLLKEEILWAKESLPEYFLLVSAIFSKEKIKDEKIDRLLNTLKNY, from the coding sequence ATGAATTATGTAAAAAATATGGAGCATAAAATAAAAGAAATAACTATGAAAGATTTGAAAAAATACTACAATCCAGAGGAAGTATTAGGTTATTGTGCAAATTGTAATAACCATGAAAAAATATGGTCTTGTCCGCCCTATGATTTTAATGTGGATGAATATATAAACAAATATGAATACGCCTATATAATAGGAAGTAAAATCTATTTAAAAGGTCATAAGGGTACTGTAGATGAAATAAATGAATTATCATTAGAAATATTAGAGGATGTAAGGGGAGGCTTAGATAAAAAAATAATAAAGGAAGAAGATGAAAATAATGTAGTTTTATATGCGGGTAGATGTATAATTTGTAAAGATTGTACTAGAATAAAAAATAAGGCCTGTATTAAACCTGATAAAATGCGATACTCCTTAGAATCATTAGGTTTTAAAGTATCTGAAATTACCAGTGGATTATTAAAGGAAGAAATACTATGGGCAAAGGAATCTCTACCAGAATACTTCCTATTAGTAAGTGCTATCTTTTCAAAAGAGAAGATTAAAGATGAAAAAATAGATAGATTATTGAATACTTTGAAAAATTATTAA